In Sideroxyarcus emersonii, one DNA window encodes the following:
- a CDS encoding riboflavin synthase translates to MFSGIVADVGLIKSAQDREGGLRLTVATEMLGMDDVQLGDSIAVNGVCLTVVQRAGNDFTVDVSRETLNCTTGLEAQGGHVNLEKALRLSDRLGGHLVSGHVDGVGDVVAFNDIGESWRLVVRAPRQLAKYIAVKGSITINGVSLTVNRVSGAEFEVNLIPHTLEVTTLNELKIGAKVNLEIDLIARYVERMLTAETK, encoded by the coding sequence ATGTTCAGCGGGATCGTGGCCGATGTCGGCCTAATCAAATCGGCACAGGACAGGGAGGGGGGCTTGCGCCTGACCGTTGCGACCGAGATGCTCGGCATGGACGATGTGCAGTTGGGCGACAGTATCGCGGTGAACGGCGTATGCCTGACCGTGGTACAGCGAGCGGGTAATGATTTCACGGTCGACGTGTCGCGCGAAACCCTGAATTGCACCACCGGGCTTGAGGCTCAGGGCGGCCATGTCAATCTGGAAAAGGCGCTGCGCCTGTCGGATCGTCTGGGCGGACATCTGGTCAGCGGGCATGTCGATGGCGTAGGCGACGTGGTCGCCTTCAACGATATCGGCGAAAGCTGGCGCCTGGTGGTGCGAGCCCCCAGGCAACTGGCGAAGTATATTGCGGTGAAAGGCTCCATCACCATCAATGGCGTGAGCCTCACGGTGAATCGGGTATCGGGTGCCGAGTTCGAGGTGAACCTCATCCCGCATACGCTGGAAGTGACGACGCTCAATGAACTGAAGATCGGGGCGAAGGTGAATCTGGAGATCGACCTGATCGCCCGTTACGTCGAGCGCATGTTGACAGCGGAAACGAAATAA